Genomic DNA from Chanos chanos chromosome 6, fChaCha1.1, whole genome shotgun sequence:
GCAATCACTTGGGGTGAATTTATCTCCTGATTGGTATTGTTCGTTTGCTTATTAAAGAGCTCGCTGCAGGCACAGCTGTTTAGTGTTAACATTCGGTTTAAAAGCCTCGACGCCGCGTTATTTTTCAGCAGTTAAAATCCGAAACACAACACGATGTATGGGTGGTTCATACTACACATGTAGACTACTCTGATGTAATGCACTTTGCAACATTTCAATCGTACGATTATGCTTCGGTTGTAGGTTTTCAAATGTCCATTTTTACTGTACACAGTCGTGAACCGTAAAATTCTTTCCGGATGTGCTTGTCACGTGACTGCACTTCAGGACGGCTGTCATCAAACCAATCCACATGCTGCCTgtccacacacattcctctaaACACGCACAGGAGGAACAGGTAGGAATTATCACAGTCATTTTCCCTAATTGTCCgtgtttttagttttgtctgtcaGGAGACGAATTGCTACAACATAGCATAACTGCATCACAAAAGAATATCACAGTTAAAAGGTAGAAACCTGCGTTGTAGCGGAAGTGATTTGATGTTTCATTGAACTAAAGTTAAAAGATTAGTTGGCTAGTGACAGCTAGCTACCTGGTGAAAATGTCTGATCCATCTATTGAACAGCCTCAGCGATTGCTATGTCATCGCAGTGTCGTATGCCAGTCTTTTTACAGTTTGTTGCCCTGGTGACAGATTCAAAACGATTGGGTGACAGGAGATTTCTAATACTTCTGATGTTAAATTAACGGTAATGACATTAGACTAGCTGTGTAGGCTTGGTGATACGTTCATCTGGAGGACGTGGCACAAACTTTGTATCACTGTATCGTGATGCTGCACCATGACATTCCAATTTTATATAGCAATTCTTAGTTTTAGGGATGCACCATTGGGTTTAGTCTTTAGGTGATAGGCTGCAGGATAAATATTTGTGTTATTCAAAGATATAAAGTGTTGTTTCTTAAATACATTGAAGCGTAATGTTCATCGTTGGTATCGTTAGTATCACAGTTTAGTATCAGATTATCCGTTTTCACCGTTCGTTGAAACGCTTTGTAAACTCGATAATCATCACTTTTTAAGTTTCATATCAATAGATCGATTTAGTTTCCGACACCGTTATTCAGCCTCAAGCATTTGAATTCTTTAAATATCGTGACGTCAGCATACAACTCGTTAATGATAAAACAGATATTACGGAATTTTGAACTTCTGATTTaactatttattattttctgcACTTGGCTATATCCATTTTGTGTCCATACAGTTAAGTTGAGACGTCCGGGCATGCCTTTGCCCATCTTTCAATTATATCCAACCATACCTGGATAATTGTTCAGGATTTCTCAACACTTTCCCCATTTTATCGCAAAGTGCCCACGTACGGTAAAAGTCTGTTTGTCTAGGAATTAGATGTTAGGATAACCCTGAGGTGATGGCCCTACAGTAggtcccctcccccccacccagCATTAATCATCAATTCTGGCTGCGAAAAGGTCTCAGCTTTATCGGTCAGTTGGGGTAATCAGAATGCTACCATGGTGTCTACCTCACTGTGAAAAGGCagataattaattaataatgatTAAGATATGGGTTCATATGTATGCTCAAGATATGACCATTGGGCCATAGATACCTCGGCATTTTTACATCTCAGTAGTGCCTCTTGAAGTTACATTGTGTACAAATCGCAGAAATATGACAGAATATGACATATGACAGAAAACTGTTAAAGTACTCCGTAAATAAATTCCCGCGAACTTAACTCCTCGGCTTTGTGATACGTGTCAGGAGTTAGGTTGTGTCTCAATACTTGTGTAAACTCAGGATTATCAGAGCAAATGTAGGGGCAGTGTCAGTGACCCGTAAGAATGACTCAGTTTGGCTGAATTTAACGTTTTTCGTTTGTGCTGATGCATCGCGTGCACCAAGAGCAGATGATGAAATCTTCTTGCATTTGACACATACTCAACCGCTCTTCCCCACTTTCAGATCCTAGAGATAAACAGGCCTGTTCGTTAGCCCAAGATAAGTGTTGCTACGAATTTGCCAATACTTAATTCGTATTATTTACCATTACAACATCCCACTAACGTATAGTATTGTATTGCTTTGGAAATGAAAGTAGGAATGTATAAGGGACAAGGTCATATTGTTTATTATGCAGTAAACAATATGACCTTAAGTGAATGGTGTACTTGTATAGATAAGTTCATTGACCTAATCAAAGGGATCTTGTTTAGCCTTGTTCAAATAAACAGCTCGTGATTAGTCGATGTGTTATAACATTAGTCATGGCCAAACGCTGGGTTCATAGCATTCGACACACTAAATAGACTGAAGATACTGCATTTGTTCCAGGTTCTCGTTCAGCTACTGAAAGATAATACGCAAAGAAGCATTTGACATCTCTGAGAGTACACTCAAGTAAATATCATCCTGCAAATTTGACTTACCATTTCTGGCGCACAGTTATCCTTGTTTGCAATAGGTGTGGGTTGTAGACTGAGCCGTTAGAGGATATGACATGATATTTTGAAATGCTTGTTAAGTTAAGCTAAAATGTGTCCTATCTTTGCCTACACAGGGTTGGAGAGGTCCAGGCAAAATCATGGGGAAGCTTATATGGGGGCTGCTACTGTTCGCCACCGTATGTTGGCAGAATTGTTGTGCCACCGACCCAGAAGATACCCAGTCTCGGGGTCATGTGCCTGTTATAGTTGTTGGTGGCACAGGTGACCTGGCCAAGAAGTACTTGTGGCAAGGCTTCTTCCAGCTCTATGCCAATCAGGTTGGCAAAGGCCACACGTTCTCATTCTATGGTGCGGGGCTTTCTCCAGGTGAGAAGGGCACTCCATTACTGTTTGAGATCTTGAAAGATCTAAGTTGCCCACTGGCGCTCTCTGCAGAACGCTGTGCGCTAGTTAAGGAGCAGTTCTTACGGTTGGCTCAGTACCACCAACTAAAGACCACTGAGCAGTACCAGACCCTCTGTCAACAGATGGATAAGCAGCTTAAGCAGGAGGGCATGGTGGAAGCCGGTCGCCTCTTTTACTTGTCTGTTCCGGCGTTCGCATATGCTGACATTGCGGAAAAGATAAACACCACCTGTCGACCCCCCGCCGGGGCTTGGCTAAGGGTGGTGCTTGAGAAACCCTTTGGGCACGATTACGTAAGTGCCCACACCCTTGCTATAGAACTGTCGAAGTCACTGAAGGATGAGGAGATGTACAAGATTGACCACTACCTGGGGAAACAGGTAACGGTGCTGTCCTTAATTTCACACTAATACTAAGTACCCTCTGACTATAACTGGGGCTCAGAGTCGTTAAAAAGGATGAATGCCCTCTAAAGATggattaaatttttttttctttatgtcccAAAGGTGGTCTCCCACATACTGAAATTTAGGAAGGAGAATAAGGAACATCTGGAACCAATCTGGAGCACGCACCATATTGAGAGAATAGAGATTGTGCTGAAAGAAACCCTGGATGCGAAAGGTAATTGGGGGGGAGACTGTGTCTTGAGGTCGATGAACTCTGTGACCTGATTTCTGTTCACTCAAGGTCACCTTGAACATGTCAGCCCTACCATACACTCAATAAGagttaaattcatattttaatgtgtttttaagaaGCAGACATATTAATGCCAAATGTGTACGAAGGGCAGATGAAAGGAAACGTTATAAATCAGATTATTAAACTTGATCAGTGCACTTAATGTAACGTCTTATCTTAAGCATATAGACAGTGTAGGCAGGACTGTAACAGATGAGGCTTGCCACCTGTCGGCTTGCTATtcaacttggtgtttgtttttttttgtttgttttttattgtagGTCGTATTCAGTTTTATGACCAGTATGGCGTAATCAGGGATGTGCTCCAGAATCATCTGACTGAAGTCATGACCCTGTTGACAATGAGCGTGCCAGCCGATCTTGACAACAGTGATGAAACCCTTCAGAATAAGCTGAAGCTCTTCAGCACCCTGCAGCGTCTAAACAGGAACAGTGCCGTGATTGGTCAGTACCAGGCATATACTGCCGAGGTACAAGAAGaactcaacaaaacaaaagattacTTTAGTCGTACCCCAACCTTTGCCGGTAAGTAGcatggcaattttttttttaatcagtaagGATTAGGAGCCAACCGTGTCAGGCTTAAATTTTTTTCGTCCAACATGTCCGACTTATTTTAATGAAGGACTCGGCCTTGCGTTTATTCATGAAAATAACTTGACAAGATGTAACTCTACGcgcttatgtttttttttaggggtgTTAATCCATATCGACACACCACAATATGAAGGCATCCCAATAATTCTGATGTCTGGTAAGATGCTTGATGAACGTGTGGGGTATGCTCGTATCTTGTTCAAAAACGATGTGTTCTGCGTTCAGGACCAAAGCAGCGTTCACTGCAAACCCAAGCAGATAGTTTTTTACTTCGGGCACGGGGACTTAAAGTATCCTGCAATTCTGGTCAGCAAGAACTTGTTCACGCCGGCCCTTGTAGAGAGCGGTTGGAATGAAATCAATGAGAACAAAGATATCGGTGTTCTTGGGTTGCCGATCAAAGACTACCATATCCAGACACCCGTTGTGCAGACAGAGGCTTATGCTGAGCTTATCTCTCATATTTTCAATGGACGCAAGGATTGCTTCGTCAGCACCGAGAACCTGCTGGCCTCCTGGAGTTTCTGGACGCCGCTCCTTGACAGCCTGGTGAAAGAGTACCCACGGCCTTACCCAGGTGGTGCTGCTAATGGCAACTTGTTGAACCTCAAGCTACGGGGCCAAGAGCTGGCTTTCAGTAATGAAGCATTGGTAAATGTGATAAAGCAAGGCCAGGAAGAGAACTTCCAAGTGATGCAAGGGAAGTTCCGCGGCAACGACATGATCTCAGCCTGGGCAGAAGAGCTGGTGAACCGGCTGGCCTCGGACCTCGAGGCAGCGGCCGAAGATGCAGTACGTAACGGAGGTGTCTTCCACGTGGCGCTGTCAGGTGGCTCAAGCCCTCTGGCGCTCTTTCAACGTTTGGCCCTTCACCATTACGCCTTCCCATGGAGGAACACGCACGTGTGGCTGGCTGATGAGCGCTGCGTGCCGCCCACCGAGGAAGGTTCCAACTTCCGGTCGCTTCACGACCATCTCCTTCAGCACGTGAGACTGCCGTACTTCAACATCCATCCCATGCCCGTGCAGCTCAACCAGCGGCTCTGTGTCGAGGAAGACGCCGGGCCACTCCTCTACGAACAGGAAATTAGCCGTCTGGTCAACAACTCCTGCTTTCACTACGTGTTGCTTGGAGTGGGCCACGATGGACACACGGCTTCTTTGTTCCCGGACACCAAGCTGGACGCTCACGGAGACCGTCTGGTAGCTCTAACAGAGAGTCCTGTGAAACCCCATCAGAGAATGAGCCTCACGGTCAAAGCGATTAACAGTGCGCAACGAGTCAGTGTTCTGGTGATGGGCAAGGGCAAGCACGAGCTTCTCACCCAGCTTAGCCGCGTGAAGGGCATCTCACAGAAATACCCGATTAC
This window encodes:
- the h6pd gene encoding GDH/6PGL endoplasmic bifunctional protein, which encodes MGKLIWGLLLFATVCWQNCCATDPEDTQSRGHVPVIVVGGTGDLAKKYLWQGFFQLYANQVGKGHTFSFYGAGLSPGEKGTPLLFEILKDLSCPLALSAERCALVKEQFLRLAQYHQLKTTEQYQTLCQQMDKQLKQEGMVEAGRLFYLSVPAFAYADIAEKINTTCRPPAGAWLRVVLEKPFGHDYVSAHTLAIELSKSLKDEEMYKIDHYLGKQVVSHILKFRKENKEHLEPIWSTHHIERIEIVLKETLDAKGRIQFYDQYGVIRDVLQNHLTEVMTLLTMSVPADLDNSDETLQNKLKLFSTLQRLNRNSAVIGQYQAYTAEVQEELNKTKDYFSRTPTFAGVLIHIDTPQYEGIPIILMSGKMLDERVGYARILFKNDVFCVQDQSSVHCKPKQIVFYFGHGDLKYPAILVSKNLFTPALVESGWNEINENKDIGVLGLPIKDYHIQTPVVQTEAYAELISHIFNGRKDCFVSTENLLASWSFWTPLLDSLVKEYPRPYPGGAANGNLLNLKLRGQELAFSNEALVNVIKQGQEENFQVMQGKFRGNDMISAWAEELVNRLASDLEAAAEDAVRNGGVFHVALSGGSSPLALFQRLALHHYAFPWRNTHVWLADERCVPPTEEGSNFRSLHDHLLQHVRLPYFNIHPMPVQLNQRLCVEEDAGPLLYEQEISRLVNNSCFHYVLLGVGHDGHTASLFPDTKLDAHGDRLVALTESPVKPHQRMSLTVKAINSAQRVSVLVMGKGKHELLTQLSRVKGISQKYPITRVQPTSGTLTWYLDYDALLG